In the genome of Oncorhynchus tshawytscha isolate Ot180627B unplaced genomic scaffold, Otsh_v2.0 Un_scaffold_2711_pilon_pilon, whole genome shotgun sequence, one region contains:
- the si:ch211-157c3.4 gene encoding lipopolysaccharide-induced tumor necrosis factor-alpha factor homolog-like, whose translation MSVNGKEPPPYNTPVEGQGDSGVKVYHVHTPFNPPSSTIPSSNYSVFQSQSQGKPVYTSGGGGIGGGGETPTQKFVSYDTELGRSEGMTTCTSCQQQVMTNVTYKVGAYAWLMCILFILCGLVVGCCLIPFFMKHFKDAYHSCPRCNRIIHVDKPRCC comes from the exons ATGAGCGTAAATGGAAAAGAACCTCCACCCTACAACACACCAG ttGAAGGACAAGGTGACAGTGGGGTGAAGGTATATCATGTCCATacccccttcaaccctccttcctccACCATCCCCTCCAGTAACTACTCTGTGtttcagtctcagtctcagggAAAGCCAG tGTACACCAGTGGAGGTGGTGGTATTGGAGGAGGTGGTGAAACTCCCACTCAGAAGTTTGTGAGTTATGACACAGAACTGGGCCGTTCAGAGGGCATGACCACCTGTACTTCCTGTCAACAACAGGTGATGACGAACGTGACCTATAAAGTCGGAGCCTACGCCTGGCTCATGtgcatcctcttcatcctctgtGG gtTGGTAGTGGGCTGTTGTCTGATCCCGTTCTTCATGAAACACTTTAAGGATGCGTACCACTCCTGTCCTCGTTGCAACCGCATTATCCACGTGGACAAGCCACGCTGCTGCTGA